The Spinacia oleracea cultivar Varoflay chromosome 2, BTI_SOV_V1, whole genome shotgun sequence DNA segment TCAATGGTCGGCAAAGTTCAGTCAATGACGGGAATTTTCTTTTGGTTGcctctcgcaaaaaaaattacattaaggtgtgattatacaaaacaataaattatataaggtcatttctTGCAAAATTTGGACTATAAAATgtcttttttggcaaattttccaTATGATAAATATACATTACCAAGTAATGTCTTCGCCTAGTAGAAAGGATTCCACCTTCCAACCAAAACGTTAGGGGTTCAATCCCCACTAGGGGCACTTTGAGAGAGGGTTCCCTTTAGCATTCCTCACACTCTCAAAGTGTCTAGCCTGCTAACTCGGGCGTGTTGACCCGTACAATGTACGATCATGAAAGTAATTTAGCAATATTTTGCAAAAATAATGGTAAAACACGTGCATTGAATACCGTGAAAAGTAAAGTGTAACCATTAaaaaaatggagggagtaacatAAAAGATTGAGAATTTAATGAATTCATTGTTATTCTCCTATATCCGTTTTACCGGTTCATCATTGCTATAGAATTAATATTGATCTTTTTGTTCACAAAAAGTAACTATagaattaattaatacttaccAATTAATATGAtgtgttataaaaaaaataaaaagtttatattttttaaaatataaatcgATATAAATCAAATTCTCCCTCCGTTCTCTTTTGACCTTTTCAcccgtttcaactcaatatttaaacttCATTATCTCAAAATATGTatgttaaaaaattataaaatttcgaTGTTGTGAAACTATCCGTTGAAACGAAtaaaacaagatctcacatgaatatgttttgaaatatgtattagaaataaattagaatattctcttcaattgtgaatagtgtcaagattccaaataagactaatattcgagaacggagggagtaagattCCACATGAGCATGTTTTTCATCGTTTAATTTATACTTCCTTATTATCCTTTTCAATAAGAAAATATTACAAATTATGATTTTTTTCCTCTTTAGTTTCTTAGGGAGCGTATGTTTtgcaaagagaaaaggaaatggtgtcaataaaaaaggaaagaagGGGAATGATAGTAAAACACACtcttttccaaaataaattatttttgggATAACATTTTGACAACCATGTCCTTACATTGCTCCCTCTTTCTATATGAACACGGGAAATCTTTCATCTCTTAACTTCGACGACTTCCTCTTCTCTCTTAGCTTTGGCTACTTCCTATTCCTCTCTAGCTTAGCACTGTCATATCACACCTCCTCTCACatgtttatttttaaaaatgaaGTTCAAATATAAAACTTTAGAGTCTTCAAGGTTGAATTTAACCATTTACAACCAAAAATCGCGGTTCTGGATAGGTTTTTAAGGAGGGTAGTGAGTGGGTGATTTTGTGGTGGATGTGGGTTTATAAGGGTGGTTTTAAAGGGGTAGTTTCTCGGATCGTGGGTGGGAAAACTTTTGCCAGTGGTGAGAAGGTGGGAGATATTGAGGATGGTTCGGTTGAGAGATTTTTGTCAGTGGTAGGAAGAACTTCCTGGTGGCTGGGTAGCGTTTATTGGTGGGTGAGTGTATGCGGCATGTGGTTTGGAATGGAAGGTTCTAAAGGTGGGTGGTTCTGGTGGCTGACGTGTTAAGTCGAGCTATAGTGGAAGGTTAAGGTGTTGGTAAATGATGGTCAAAGTGGCCTTGAAgtagaagaaaaagagaaaagtgAAGTCTTTCGGGGCAAGAGAGGGGAAAGGGAGTAAGTCTATACTAACTtattaatcaaataaaataGAGTTATGAAAATGTATATTTTTAACAATCAAGTGACACGTAAATATGTGATGACACATTACACATAATACCAAAAAAATATTACTTTTGTAAAAGTCAACTAACACACTCATATAATCATACAATACTATTTCAAGCTGGCTAAATATGATAAAACAAAATACCATATTATacctatttaatattttaccttAACCATCtaccagcattttaattatctaacacgtttaaaaattatttaacCATTTTTACTACATTTCTAAATTTTGTAGAAATCCCGTGCTAATGCCTAATGCATACTTAATTACTTGTTGCCTTGTTGGTGTCATTGAATAATAACACTCCGTTTCGTACTTGTTATTTCTCACAAATGagacccttttttttttttggaataaaCAAATGAGACCCTTGAAATGCAGTCTTTCTCCACTCTCTTCTACTTTCACCTCCAAAACCCTGCTAACTTACATTCACATGgacccttcttcttcttcgacaGTTTGTAGCAGAAGAAGTAGAAGCTATGGTAACAACATCATCACCTCCTTATCGAGGCCAAGGTCGTCGTCGTCTGCCTCTCCTACCAGAACAGCCGCAATCGACGCTACCCTCACCTTGCAGGAATGGCAGGGCTGGGGTACCACTTCGCCCATCCCCGCTACAATCACCGATGCCATTGCTTATTTGAAGGCCTTGGAAGGTGAGAGTGATGCGCAGATGATTTTTGGCGGTAATGGCGGTAGGCTGGTGGTAATTTCTATGTCCCCTCATTATTGTATTTTGTTAACTTGCTGTTTCTTTTTGTGTGGAAACAATGATGTCAAAGCGTTAATCAAAATTGGATTTGTTTGGCTACATGAACCAAATATCTTCTCCATTCAGTTCTATCAAGTGCATTTTTTGGTCAATTAAGCGAAGTTGATGCTTTTTGTCAATTTGATTGCTTTATTTGATTGGTTGTTTAATCACAATAAGTATGTTTTATCTCTAGCGGTCGTCGACAAATATACACTTCTTTCATTCAGTTCCATCAAGTGCATATTTTAGGAAATGCAGTATCCAATTCAGCAAAGTCAAGACTTTTTGTTGATTTGTTCTGTGGTTCTATACTTCTATTGCTTTATCTGAATTTGTATTGTGATTGGTTGCTTAATTGGGGATTTTGTCTATTTGTTATGTGATCATGATATTTGTTATTGATTCTTTACTTTGGAGTAGTGACTTAAAATTGGAGAATGTTGACAAGATGCAGTGTTTCTTATATATCAAGGGTGCGTTGTTTGATACAATTAGGGTAAACCTCCATAATTACGGTGTAATTTCATGGAATCAAGGGTGCGCTGTTTGATTCAATTAGGTTCAACTTCCGTAATTACAGTGTAAATTCAGAATTGGACCTTCAAGGAAGCTATGCTTGGTTATTGTTTTGTTGTGATGAAGATGGAATATTGTAATCTTAAGTTTTTGTCTCGTGTTgatttatgcaatctaatttcaGGGTGAATTTAAAATAGAAGAGGACAAGAAACATAGAGCAGCTTATAAGGCGCTGGTCGGTTCAGAAATGAAGCTTCAGTTCTTTGCAGCTCGGCAGATAGCTTGTCGTTTGCTTGGAAGTCGAGGATACCTTTGTCAAAAGGTATTTGATTTCTCATTCATCTCATTGTTTCTGTAGTTTATACATGTggctttctttctttttctgccTCTGTGTGATATATCCGGTGTAGGCAGTTGCTAAATTTTGACATGATCAATAATTTTACAAGTTATTAATGCCTATATCTGTTATTCAGTGCTGGCTTCCTTTTGAAGATTGTATGTGCTTGAAGATCAAGCCTTGCCCACTTTGGCGTGGTATACGATTTTGGTTGTACATGCATCCTAAGGTTTGTGCTTGTGTTTCTAAGAATAGGATTTAATATCTTTGGAACTGCAGATTGTATTCTCTCTTTGATTAATTGTctctttttattgtttttttaagGATTTTCTACGACAAAACAACACAGGAAAGTTGTTATGGCAAGTGTTTGGTGTGCAAGCTGCAACATTGTGCCTCTTTGGTATTGTTGAACATGAAGACATAATGTGGAATGAATTGAAGAAAGCTGGTTCGtttgttttttaattatatAAATCTGCTAACATGTTTAATGGTTTCTTCTTCAGAAAATGGTtcacattatattttcattaaggttttttttctcttttttcacTTTGATTAAGCTGTGTATTTTTGTAGCGCTAATTTCTATCTCAAGATCACATGTCTAGTTTTTATGATGCTTGAACCATGTTCATTTCTCTTTGATTGCTTTTGTTTCACATGCTTCCTCTCTCTCCATTTGACTTGGGGCCAAAGAATCTAGAATTTATACGGACTTCTTCTTTCCCATGTAATTTGTTCATTCCGACATTCCAACGTTGAAGTAGtccattttgcaaattggtttatttTGCTTGTTTCACTTTTTTGTAGCTTAACTTTTCAGTTATCTGCTGACTGGTTCCTGTCATGGCACTGGATTATGAACTGTTTTCTTCATCCCACAATTTAGCTAAATTTTTTACGAACTCAACTAGTGGGAATTTTTAGTCTCCATTAATTAGCTTTTGGACTTTTGGTTAAGTTTGCAGTCCTGTGTTACTTCTTGATAGAAATGTTCTTTTAGAATAACTTGTGAATATTAATACGCATAATCTaacccttttttttatataaacaaTGTGTAAGGTTATGTACAGAGGTCAAGGACTTATTTTTGTAATGGAAATCATATTATAGAGTAAAATCTTGGTGACTTTTTAAATAGATAATTGATATTAAATCGATAGGAATTGATACTATAGAATGAGAAAGCAATTTATGTTGACTGGTGCTGCATTGTTGTTAAGGTTTTGGTGTATGGATATAGTTCTAGCCTTTTTAAGTCTTACCTTTGTTGGGGTAATGGCTATTTGAGTTTATCATAGTACCGAGTTCCTATTTTGGTGATTTTTATTGTTAGTATTACTGTGTACTTGATAATTACATCAATTTTTTGCTATGTTATTATTGCATATACTTATTGTAGTTTCATACTTTCATCCATGCAATTACTTATATATGATTTAAGATATAGTGGTTGCATGAAAAATTGTTTCTAGGAAGGCAAAATACTCCCTCGTAGATTCAATGGTCATCACCGCACTGTAATTTGGATTGGCAGCGTGCTAACAAAATCTGGCAGAGGTAGCTAAACTATTAAGATACTGATGTGCAAAAAGGGACTCAAAGCCGTTTAAAAGTTAGCTGTGAACCTATATATGTCTAATAAAATGTGTTTCAGTACTTGACTACAGACCTACGATTAATGCTTTATTGCCCTTCTTTTATATGGAGACATGGAGTTCAGTGGGTTTTGTATCATATAATTTTCTTGTCATGAGGTTACTTTTAGTGCTCACTTTTGACCTTGTGTTTTTACATATACAGGGAAAAACAATGTATGGTGCATGTACCCTAATAAGTCTGGAGTTCCCAAGTCTGTGAAGGATTATTTTATATGTGATATGCCAAATGATGAAGATTGTGCTTTGTTCAAGGTATTTTGTGTCATATATATGCTTTAGTCTatccatcatcatcattatcattaccccattgcctcaaagaggctcccgcaagaagcggggtaagggggggtcggacgtacgcaaccttacccctgcaattgcagagaggttgtttccaattgacccaaaagcgataacgggacaacaacgggacgaccatcttctacttcatggaaaggaagcgaagaggtattaagagccattttgatttagtccattacatcccacagccaaaaaaacaaataaatctttggctccatcagAAATGGACAGTTAGTCTATCCATATACTAAAAATCTATAGGATCATAACGACTAATTGTTGTTTCGGTAATTAAATGGTATCCGTCTATGGAGAGCATAGAGGGAGCCACCATAAGGCCTAGAATGAGATCAAAGGGCACTGAGATTTAAAATGAAAGACCATAAACTAAGAAAATTTCTCAATTTGACGGACACAAAATTTAGTATTAGTAGAATTCTTGTATTGCTAACTAAACTGTTTAGCATGTAAGGTTGATTGACAGGTGGGCAACTGTTATCTATGCTACTGAGTCGCTAGTACACGTCTGACACGGATACGTGTCCAGGTGTCCGAAACGGCTAAATTGTGGAAAATTTCCTTGATTTTAGACCAACATGAAGTGTTGAAGT contains these protein-coding regions:
- the LOC110793269 gene encoding uncharacterized protein; this translates as MRPLKCSLSPLSSTFTSKTLLTYIHMDPSSSSTVCSRRSRSYGNNIITSLSRPRSSSSASPTRTAAIDATLTLQEWQGWGTTSPIPATITDAIAYLKALEGESDAQMIFGGNGGRLVGEFKIEEDKKHRAAYKALVGSEMKLQFFAARQIACRLLGSRGYLCQKCWLPFEDCMCLKIKPCPLWRGIRFWLYMHPKDFLRQNNTGKLLWQVFGVQAATLCLFGIVEHEDIMWNELKKAGKNNVWCMYPNKSGVPKSVKDYFICDMPNDEDCALFKTSGDNILNFILIDGTWSNSTAMFKRLKDRAKLLWGEDDISCISVTAGASAMHKLRPQPSWDRTCTAGAAAGLLSELQLVPQFSSYCLDKQAEVMEDALDALLEALTARRLRMGRSIQRTVKNGCVC